The genomic region CAAATCGATTACGTACAGGAACAATGACTGAAGAAGACTGGAATCGTTTTACCGTTGCAGTTGGTAAGCTATCACGAACTAAAATTTTTATAGATGACACACCAGGTATTCGTATTACAGATATACGTTCTAAATGTCGTCGTCTCAAGCAAGAGCATGGACTCGACATGATTGTGATAGACTACTTACAGTTAATACAAGGGAGTGGCTCTCGTTTTTCTGATAACCGTCAACAAGAAGTGTCTGAAATTTCTAGAATGCTCAAAGCGATTGCACGTGAACTGGAATGTCCGGTTATTGCATTGAGTCAGTTATCACGTGGTGTTGAACAACGTCAAGACAAGCGTCCAATGATGAGTGATATACGTGAATCAGGATCCATTGAGCAAGATGCGGATATCGTTGCATTCCTATATCGCGATGATTACTACAATCGTGGCGGTGACGAAGATGACGATGAGGATGGTGGTTTTGAACCGCAAACGAATGATGAGAATGGCGAAATTGAAATCATCATCGCTAAACAGCGTAACGGTCCAACAGGCACAGTGAAACTCCATTTTATGAAGCAATATAATAAATTCACGGATATTGATTATGCTCATGCAGATATGATGTAAAAAATTAATAAGTCTAAAAACCGTACATTTTAAAAGTTTTGATTTAAAATGTGCGGTTTTTAAATTAGTTTTGATAGCTTTTATATGCTTAAGTATGTTTTTTAAAGGTGTTATAAAATCAATAAAAAGTCTATAAAAGCTGGTGTTATCAGTGTTAAGACCTATTTTAAAAACTTAAAATATAAAGAATGGGTGATAAATATAATGTTCGTTTTTTTAGTTGCAATCATGTAATGGTACTGGTAAAATACACTTTGGTTAATTGAGAAAACTTGGAGGTGCTCTTATGTCATCAATCGTAGTTGTTGGGACACAATGGGGAGACGAAGGAAAAGGTAAGATTACAGACTTTTTAGCAGAACAAGCAGATGTGATTACACGTTTTTCAGGTGGTAATAATGCAGGCCATACTATTAAATTTAACGGTGAAACATATAAGCTACACCTTGTACCATCTGGTATTTTTTACAAAGATAAATTAGCAGTCATTGGTAATGGCGTGGTTGTAGATCCAGTTGCATTATTGAAAGAGTTAGATGGATTAAACGAACGTGGTATTACAACAGATAACTTACGTATTTCTAATCGTGCTCACGTCATTTTACCATATCACCTTAAACAAGATGAATTTGAAGAAGAACGTCGCGGTGAAAATAAAATTGGTACAACGAAAAAAGGAATTGGTCCAGCATACGTTGATAAAGCACAAAGAATCGGAATTCGTATTGCGGATTTATTAGACAGAGACGTATTTGAGCAACGTTTAAAAGAGAATTTAGAATATAAAAATGATTATTTCAAAGGTATGTTTAACCAGCCAGCACCATCGTTTGAAGAAATCTTTGAAACATATTATGCAGCAGGTCAACGTTTGGCGCAATATGTGACTGACACAGCGAAAGTATTAGATGATGCATTTGTTGCAGATGAGCGCGTATTATTTGAAGGAGCGCAAGGTGTAATGCTTGATATTGATCATGGTACATATCCTTTTGTGACATCAAGTAATCCAATCGCAGGTAATGTGACAGTTGGTGCAGGTGTAGGCCCAACTCATGTTTCAAAAGTAGTCGGTGTATGTAAAGCTTATACATCTCGCGTGGGTGATGGTCCATTCCCTACAGAACTGTTTGATGAAGATGGTCATCATATCCGTGAAGTAGGACGAGAGTACGGTACAACAACAGGTCGTCCGCGTCGTGTCGGTTGGTTTGACTCAGTTGTATTACGTCACTCACGTCGCGTAAGTGGTATTACTGATTTATCAATCAATTCAATTGACGTTTTAACTGGATTAGAGACTGTGAAAATTTGTACAGCTTATGAGTTAGACGGCAAGGAGATTACAGAGTATCCTGCCAACTTAAATGATTTAAAACGTTGTAAACCAATTTTCGAAACATTCCCTGGATGGACAGAAGATATTACAAATGTGAAAACAATGGATGAACTGCCAGATAATGCAAGACGTTATTTAGAACGTATTTCAGAATTATGTAATGTGCATATTTCTATTTTTTCAGTAGGTCCAGACCGTAATCAAACAAACATTGTAGAAAATTTATGGGTGTAATTGATAGATAGGTCAGACTTCTGGTAATAGTTCGGGTAGACTCCCTTCTATATCAAAGTTAATAAATACACATAAAGAGCGGCGAAACACTTCGAACTAAGGAGTGCTTCGTCGCTCTTTTATTAATGACTTCAGTCAGTTGAGCACGTAAAACGTGCGAAACAATAAACCACCTGCTATGCGGGTGGGCAACAAAAGTTATACTAAAAAAATCCCTACTTAGCGTTATAATTAAGGTGTTCAAGCCAAATTAATAACGAAAGTAGGGATTTTTTATGGCTAATAAAGCCAAGAGTTTGGCACATACAAAATGGATGTGTAAATACCACATTGTATTTACTCCAAAGTATAGAAGAAAAATCATATACAATCAATACAGACCATCAATTATTGAAATTATAAAGTTATTGTGCAAATACAAAGGTGTGGAGATTATAGAAGGACATATGATGCCAGATCATGTACATCTATTAGTGAGCATCCCACCCAAAATAAGCGTTTCAAGCTTTATGGGGTATTTAAAAGGTAAAAGCGCTTTGATGATATTTGATAGACATGCAAATTTGAAATACAAATTTGGAAATCGTCACTTTTGGGCAGAAGGGTATTATGTAAGTACAGTTGGATTAAATGAAGCCACAATAAAAAAATATATACAGAATCAAGAAAAACACGATAAAGCGATTGATAAGTTGAGCGTAAGAGAATATGAAGACCCTTTTAAGGGTTATTGAAGTTAGTCAAAAGCCTCTTTAGAGGCTAGCTAAAGAGACAATGGCATTTTGGCTTGAGCATGAAATGAAAAAGCCAGCGCCTTTAGACGCTAGCCGGTAAAGCGGGCTTATAGCCCAAGAGCAAACCACCCGTTTTACGGGTGGTCCTGATTAGTGAACATAGGTTTAATGCTTTATTGTGGTTAGTATGGCTACATCATATCTTTTAAGCTTAAGCCTTGCGAGGTATCATGTAGACATACATGATGTGATTGTATTAGTGGATATCACGTTTTTTATGGTTACCCCCACGGACTTCAGAAACGTTACCAATTGATAAAAAGGCACTTTGATCAATATCAGTAACGATATCCTTTAACTTTGCTTCTTCAAGACGTGTGATTACGCAAAAAATAACACGTTTTGTTTCACCTGTGTAGGCGCCTTCTCCATGCAAATATGTCACGCCACGACCTAATCGTGAATTGATGGCTTCACCAATCTCTTTATAGTTGTCGCTAATAATCCATACAGACTTCGATTCATCAAACCCTAATAAAACAGTATCAATCATTTTTGAGGCAATGAAATACGATACAACACTAAATAAAGCACTTTCCCACGTAAAAACAAAACCAGCAACTGTAAAAATAAAAAAGTTAATAATCATCACAATTTCACCAACTGAAAATGGTAAGCGTGATTGAACGAGAATAGACAATATTTCAGTGCCGTCTAACGAACCACCGTATCGCAATACCATACCAACACCAATACCTAGAATAGCACCACCAAAAATGGTAACTAAAAATTTTTCATCAATAACAGGTGGAATGGGATGGAGCAATGCTGTTCCAATTGATAAAACAGTAATAGCATAAAGTGTTGAAATCGCAAAAGTTTTACCAATTTGTTTATAACCGAGAAAGAAAAACGGTAAATTGAGAATAAAGATAAAGATACCTAACTTCCATCCTAGAAGATGCGATAGGATGATTGAGATTCCGACAATACCGCCATCGAGAAGCTGATTAGGTACTAAAAATAACTCTAATGCAGCCGCCATTAACAAAGACCCTAGTGTAATAAAAAAGAAGCGAGATAAAAATTGTTTCATCTTACGAGGCTTTTCAGGCTTATAAGATACATCCGAATTTGCTTGTGATATCATATGTTGTCCCCCTTTAAACTTCCTATGAAAAATTATACAAAAAAAATCGAAAAAAATCTTGTCAACGTGATTTGATGATGCTATAATAATTTTTGTGTTCAAGAGAGGCTCCTTGGTCAAGCGGTTAAGACACCGCCCTTTCACGGCGGTAACACGGGTTCGAGTCCCGTAGGAGTCACCATTATATTTAGGTCCCGTAGTGGAGCGGTTTAACACGCCTGCCTGTCACGCAGGAGATCGCGGGTTCGATTCCCGTCGGGACCGCTACTTAAGCGACAAAATCATGTTGAATGATTTTGTCGCTTTTTTATATAAAAAGGGAAGGAATATAAGCCTTAGTAATCGAAAAATTTCGAAGTTTTACCATTAATTAAATGATACAAAAGTGTATATTAATAGTGAATGATTACATGCATAAGCGAAGTGATATCATACAAAGTTTTATCATAAAACGAAGCGCTAAGACGCATTTTAATTAAAAATCATCTTAGCGCTATTTATTTTGGAATTGATGTCCCAGTCTCCAGAAAAGGTAATGCGCAAACTCAAAGCGCAATCTCAACAACCTTATATAATAGCTAACATTTTTTCTAGGCTTCGTTTTGCATAAAATGCTGTTTCATCATCGATTTTAATGATATTGTCATGTTGATTGTTTACAATTTTATCGAGACACCAAGCAAGATGGGGGAGGTCTATCCGATTCATTGTTAAACATGAGCACATTAATGGATTAAGCGATTCGATTTCAATATGTGTATAGGTTGCTTTTAAGCGATTGACTAAGTTCATTTCTGTTCCTATGCGCCATCGTGAGCCTTTGGGAGCATTTTTGATGGTTTCGATAATATAACGCGTAGAACCGGCATAATCAGATGCTTGCACGACATCAAAAGTACATTCTGGATGAACGATAACATTAATGTCAGGATCTTTTTCGCGTGCGATTTCAATATGTGATTTATGAAACTTTTCATGTACGGAACAATGGCCTTTCCACAAAATTATACGTAATGCTTCGAAATTTCCATCATATTCCAACCTTTTTTGGATAGGATCCCATATTGCCATCTGTTCTAAAGGAACGCCAAGCTCATATGCGGTATTGCGCCCTAAATGTTGATCGGGTAAGAATAAAATCGTTTTCTGTTGTTCAAGTGCCCAAGTGACGACAGCTTTGGCATTGCCACTTGTTAAACATGTTCCATCATGTTGACCAACATATTTTTTTATCGCTGCTGTTGAGTTTACATATGTTAATGGCAAAATATCAAAGTGATACGTATGAGTCAATACGTCATGACAGTGCAAAACTTGGGTAATATTGGCCATGTCAGCCATTGAACAACCAGCTGTTAAATCAGGCAAATAAATGGTCTGATGATGATCTGTTAAAATATCTGCTGTTTCAGCCATGAAGTGAACCCCATTAAAGACAAAATATTCGGCGTCTTGATTTTCTTTACAAATACGCGCAAGTTCTAAAGAATCGCCTGTAATATCTGCAAATTGAACAACTTCATCTTTTTGATAATGGTGCGTTGGCATGAAAAGACGGTTCCCTAGTTCATCTTTGATACGTTGAATATGTTGTTCCAAGTCTGTTTGAGACATTTTGAGATAGCGATCGGGTATTGATTGAATGGTAGTTTGGATAGGGTTAAACATTTACATCACAACCTTTGCTGAAATATCGAGTGCTTTTTGACCGTAAAATAAAGCGCCCACTGAAATAAAGTCTACGCCTGTCGATGCATAAGCTTCTATATTAGTAGTATTAATATTGCCAGATGCTTCAGTTTGAATCGTATCAGGAACGAGATGGATATGTGATTGAATCCATTCTGGGGTTTGATTGTCGAACATAATGATGTCTACATTTGATCGAATAGCAGCTTGGAGCATAGATTCATTTTCAATCTCGATTTCGATTTTATCCATAGGACCTAGAAAAGATTTGGCTTTTTCGATTGCGTTTTCTACTGATGCGCTATACGCAATATGATTATCTTTCAGCATCAACCCATCATTGAGTGAACGGCGGTGATTGTAGCCTCCTCCAACAGTGACGGCGTACTTTTCAAATATTGCAAGCCCTGGTGTGGTTTTACGTGTGTCCACAAGACGCGTTGTAGTATGAGCAATCTTAGTTGCTAAGTCGTGTGTTGCAGATGCAATTCCAGACATACGTTGGATTAGATTCAGTACAATGCGTTCCATCGTTAACAATACATGGACTGGTGCATTAATAGTGGCGATAACTGTACCTGGCATAATAGTACTACCATCGTCTATTTTCATATCAATTGTAGCGTTAGGCTCTAACAAGCGAAATCCTTCTTCGATAACGGCAGTACCGCAAAAAACACCTGTATCTTTGGATAATAAGGTTAAAGTGCCAGTGTGTTGCTGATCAAAAATACGTGATGCAAGGTCGCCTTGTTGGTTATCTTCTATGTAAAACTGTCGAAGTTTCTCTCTGACGAGTAATCGATTGAACATCTTTATTGCCTCCATTATATATTTCTGTTATCTGGTACGTATCATCTTGATTTGGATAGTCGATTCGATAATGTACACCACGTGACGCTTGATGCTTTAGAGCGGCATGCGCTACTATTTGTAATAGTTTGAGCGTGCAGTAATGTTGCCAATTGTCTAGTGTGAGGGTAGTCGTCATAGATGCACATTTCAGGGCCGAATCTATTTGAGAGATAAAAATCGCTATATCTTTGCCGTTTCTTTCAACGCCTAAAATTGAACTACTCTGATTTTGCAATATTTGGACGGTTTGGGCATCTACTTTCGGAATTACTAACGGTTCATAGTGCACTTTTGTTTGAATAGGGTTCAAGTGACTTTGTATATATTTAGCGCATTGAACGCCCATCACCAAACCTTCAAGCAAAGAATTACTCGCTAAACGATTAGCCCCATGAAAATGAGTGCATGCCGCTTCACCAATAGCAAAAAATCGTGACAATTGTGTGCGTCCATTCATAGAAGCTTTGATACCGCCAATTGTGTAGTGAGCCCCGAGCGTGACAGGGATACGTTGTGTTATAAAGATGGACGGATCATAGGCTTTGATGGACTTTGCAATGGTAGGAAAACGTTCGGTGAAGTGGTGAACTTGACTGATGTCTAAATAACATTGATGACCTTGCTTTTGTTGATGAAAGATAGCACGACTTGTGATGTCTCTTGGCGCAAGACTCTTTAAAGGATGTACAGAGTCCATAAAAGGTATGTCATGCTCGTTAACTAACATAGCTCCTGCTCCACGAACTGCTTCAGACACCAATCCATATGCACGTTGCGGTGTGCCAAGCAATGTCGGATGAAACTGTATCATTTCCATATTTTGAAGTGGCACACGATGATGAAAGGCAAGGATAGCACCTGTTGATATCGATGTTCTTTGATTTGAACTCGGTGTAAACAAATTACTGATGCCACCTGTTGCACAAACGACAGCATCGCCTTCAATGAGACGCTTTTCGCCATGATGATTGAGTGCGACAACGCCGCAGACTTCTTGATGTTCATTTCGGATGAGGTCAACTACTTCCATATTTTCAATAAGTGTTAAGTTATCAGTGTATAAATGTGATGCGAGATGTTTGGCAATTATACGGCCGGTTTGATCACCGCCAGCGTGTAAGATTCGGGCATGACTATGGGCACCTTCCATCCCATATAGCAAATCGCCTTGAGTGTTGCAATCAAAAGGGAGACCTTCGTCAATTAACTGTTGAATAATTGCATCACTCTCTGATATAAACGATCGAATGACTGCAAGATCTCCAGAATGAACGCCTGCATGATAGGTATCATCAATGTGACTTTGTCCTTGATCCTCTTCATATTTCGAAAAACATATGCCACCTTGTGCATCATAGCTATTATTGTCGTTAAGTTTATTTTGGGTAATACATGTGATTTGAATATCATGGTTTAACTGCCGCATCAATGCTAAAGCAGCTATGCCACTGCCAATGACGATAACGTGCATTGTTTACACCTCTATTTACATTAGTATTTACAATTATGTTAACATTAAAGTACACAATGATTCTGACATAGATAAAACATAAATGCAAGAGGGGATAACGCACATGATTTATTTGGATAATGCAGCGACAACACAACCGACAAAACGTGCCTTAGAAATATATCAACAAGCTCAACACCAGTTGTTTTATAATAGTGAGAGTTTACATATAGGTGGGGAAAAAGTTAAAAATGCACTAACGCAAGCACGTACATTTGTACAACAATATTTTCAATCTACAAAAGAAGTTTTATTTGGAACGAGTGGTTCTCATGTCAATGAAATCGCGATACATCTCTATTTAAAACATCAAACTTCAGGACAAGTATGGGTGTCACCTTATGAACATCCTTCTATTACAGCAGCACTTGAAGCATATCGAGATAGACTAGAGATTCAAACGATACCCCTAACTGAAATGGGAGAAATTGATATACCGACATTTCAAACGCTTGTAACAGAGCAAACTGTACTCATCATCACTCAGCATGTTAACTCTGAAACAGGATACATCTTACCGATTCAGCAGATTGCCCAAATCGCCAAACAATGGAATATTCCATTTCATGTAGATGGGGTACAAGCTGTGCATAAAGTTCCGTCGATTTCCATTGATAGTTTTACTTCATATAGTTTTTCAGGACATAAAATTCATGGAACTAAGGGAAGCGGTGTACTGATGATAGATTACGCCTATATCCATCCATATAATGCGCATTATTTTCATGAACAAGGTGTTAGAAATGGCACAATGGATGTTCCTAGTATTTTGGCTACAGTTCAAGCCCTTTCAGAACCGAGTGACTATAATCATTTGCAGCGCTTATATCAACATGCTGTTCAAAGAGCAACAGAGTTAGAGTTTCGCATCTTAAAATATAACGCTCAAGCACCGCACATTCTCGGACTGATTACGCCTAAATATGAAGGACAATATATGATGCAAATGTTATCAAATCGAAACATTTGTATCTCTACAGGGACAGCCTGTGGTCATGGTATACTGATGAGTAATGGTGTTACACAAAAGATAAAAGCTTCTGATGGAGAAGTTTATCAGTATATTAGGGTGTCATTTGCATCATTTACGACTCTTGAAGAGATTGATACGTGTTTTGATGTCATGGCAAATATCCTATATGAAGGAGGTTCTCAATGAACTCAGCAGACGAGAGAAGAATGAAAATGATTCGATGTCTTGAAGAATCAGATCAGCCTATCAAAGGCTACGAATTGAGCAGTTTATTTGGTGTTTCAAGACAAGTAATAGTCAAAGATATCTCATATCTTAAAACACAAAATTATTCAATATTTTCATCTAGTAAGGGGTACTACATGAACCCTGAACCACAAGGGAAACCCTACAAACGCATAATTATGTGTCAGCATGAAAAATGGGAAATAGAAGAGGAATTGACGACTATTATTGAAAACGGTGCGATGATTGATAACGTTTCAGTCGAGCATCCGGTGTATGGAACATTACAAGCAGAGCTTATGATTGAGACAATGACGCACGTTCGTACTTTTGTAGATAACATGAACAAATATCAAGGGACAATGCTTGCGAAACTGACAGATATGATTCACCTGCATACCATATCAGCAGACTCTGAAAAAATGCTTGATAATGCGATCAAAGATTTGGAAGATAAAGGTTTCTTAGTGGACATCGAAGAGAAAAATAAATGAAATGTAAATACTATTAAAATGGGAAGTTAACCTATTAATATGTTTTAAAGTTGAAATAGTAGAGGTGTATCATGAATGGAACAAACGGATGAACTACGTGTAGCGGTGGCGGCGATGATTTTAAATGATGACAACCAAGTGCTCCTTCAACATCGTAAGGATGTGGAAAAGTGGGGTGTCTTATCAGGTCATGTCGAGATGGGCGAAACAGTTTCAGAAGCAATGATTCGTGAAGCTAAAGAAGAGGCGAATATTGATATACAAATCGACCATTTAATTGGTGTATATTCTGAACCAGAGTCCCAAACTTTCAAATACCCAGACGGTAAAATCGAACAGTTTGTGACTATTTATTTTTTAGCAACGGTTACTGGAGGGACACTCAAAAGTAATCCAGATGAATCTTTAGCATTTCAATATTTTGATGTTGATGAATTACCTACACCATTACTCAATATGCATCCAAAATGGTTAGAAGATGCGCTCGCCTTAAAAAAGGAAGCTTTTATACGATAAAGATTTCCTGGGAAATGAACGATAGTCCGGACTTAGCGGTATTTTCTTCTAAGAAATGAGGAAGCTTTATCAAACGATAGCGTGTGATAAAATTTTAGACCGTAAAATAATGTAAACAGGCTATCATTGATTTAGAAAAGCCACATACTCAAATTAAAAGTAAGGATTACAATTTGGCGTTATATCTGGGTCATTGTCAGCTTGGATGTGATACTAAATCGCTTTGATAGATTGACGCATGTTTCTATCGTGCAACAGTGAAATGATAGAATTCATTTGTTTTTAATGATACATTATAAGGTATAGGAATGTGCCAATTTGGCAACGTAACGTATTGTATTATTTTAGAAATGGGGTCATGTCGAATGGCAAGAAAAATTGTCGTAGTTGATGATGAGAAACCGATTGCAGATATATTAGAATTCAATTTAAAAAAAGAAGGCTATGATGTATTTGTAGCTTATGATGGTAATGATGCGGTAGATTTAATTTATGAAAAAGAACCGGATATCGTATTATTAGATATTATGCTACCAGGTCAAGATGGTATGGAAGTCTGTCGTGAAGTCCGTAAGAAGTATGATATGCCAATTATTATGCTTACTGCTAAAGATTCAGAGATTGACAAAGTGCTCGGTCTTGAACTGGGTGCAGATGATTATGTGACAAAGCCTTTTAGTACACGTGAGCTAATCGCTCGTGTTAAGGCTAACTTACGTCGACATTATGCACAACCAACTCCAGAAGAAACAACACAATCGAATGAAATTAAAATTAAAGATATTGTGATTTATCCAGATGCCTATTCAATCAAAAAGCGCGGTGAAGATATTGATCTGACACACCGTGAGTTTGAGCTTTTCCATTATTTATCTCGTCATATGGGACAAGTAATGACGCGTGAACATTTATTACAAACAGTATGGGGATATGATTATTTCGGTGACGTCCGAACAGTTGACGTAACCATCCGTCGATTGCGTGAGAAAATTGAAGATGATCCATCTCATCCGGACTATATTGTTACTCGACGTGGCGTTGGATATTTTCTCCAGCAACATGATTAGAGGGTTGTATCTATGAAATGGTTAAAACAGTTTCAATCATTACATACGAAACTTGTCATTGTATATGTTTTGCTGATTATCATTGGGATGCAAATTATCGGACTATATTTTACAAACAGTCTTGAAAAAGAAATGACCAACACATTTAAAACGAATATTTCTCAAAATGCAAAACAAATCGAGCTCAGTATCGAAAAAATTTATACAAGTGATACGGCAACTGCGACAAGAGATGTTCAAAATTTATTGAATGAATATGCGAATCGTAATGAGATGATTGAAATCCGATTTATCGATGCAGACCAAGTGATTTTGGCAACATCTAAACAATCGAATCGTCATATTATCAATCAAAAGGCAAATGAAAGTTCAATCCAAAAAGCACTCTCGCTAAAGCAAGAGAACTCAGATACGGTACTTAAAGATTATGGTAAAGGTAAACAACGTGTATGGATTAAAAATATGCCTGTTATTACGAAAGATGGCTTAATTGGCAATATATATATCGAATCAGATATCAATCAAGTATATGACCAATTAAGTGATATTAATCAAATCTTTATCGTCGGTACTGCTATTTCATTGATTATCACGGTCATATTAGGCTTTTTCATTGCCCGCACTATTACAAAACCAATTACAGATATGCGGAACCAGACTGTTGAGATGTCTAAAGGGAACTATACCCAACGCGTCAAAATATACGGTAATGACGAAATCGGTGAACTTGCACTCGCTTTTAATAATTTATCCAAGCGTGTTCAAGAAGCCCAGGCGAATACAGAAAGTGAAAAGAGACGTCTTGATTCTGTTATTACACATATGAGCGATGGCGTTATTGCGACAGATCGTCGAGGCCGTATTCGTATTATTAATGATATGGCACTCAAAATGCTCGGCAAAGCAAAAGAAGACGTGCAAGGCCAACATCTTTTTGACGTTCTC from Staphylococcus felis harbors:
- a CDS encoding adenylosuccinate synthase, whose translation is MSSIVVVGTQWGDEGKGKITDFLAEQADVITRFSGGNNAGHTIKFNGETYKLHLVPSGIFYKDKLAVIGNGVVVDPVALLKELDGLNERGITTDNLRISNRAHVILPYHLKQDEFEEERRGENKIGTTKKGIGPAYVDKAQRIGIRIADLLDRDVFEQRLKENLEYKNDYFKGMFNQPAPSFEEIFETYYAAGQRLAQYVTDTAKVLDDAFVADERVLFEGAQGVMLDIDHGTYPFVTSSNPIAGNVTVGAGVGPTHVSKVVGVCKAYTSRVGDGPFPTELFDEDGHHIREVGREYGTTTGRPRRVGWFDSVVLRHSRRVSGITDLSINSIDVLTGLETVKICTAYELDGKEITEYPANLNDLKRCKPIFETFPGWTEDITNVKTMDELPDNARRYLERISELCNVHISIFSVGPDRNQTNIVENLWV
- the tnpA gene encoding IS200/IS605 family transposase, with amino-acid sequence MANKAKSLAHTKWMCKYHIVFTPKYRRKIIYNQYRPSIIEIIKLLCKYKGVEIIEGHMMPDHVHLLVSIPPKISVSSFMGYLKGKSALMIFDRHANLKYKFGNRHFWAEGYYVSTVGLNEATIKKYIQNQEKHDKAIDKLSVREYEDPFKGY
- a CDS encoding YitT family protein, which codes for MISQANSDVSYKPEKPRKMKQFLSRFFFITLGSLLMAAALELFLVPNQLLDGGIVGISIILSHLLGWKLGIFIFILNLPFFFLGYKQIGKTFAISTLYAITVLSIGTALLHPIPPVIDEKFLVTIFGGAILGIGVGMVLRYGGSLDGTEILSILVQSRLPFSVGEIVMIINFFIFTVAGFVFTWESALFSVVSYFIASKMIDTVLLGFDESKSVWIISDNYKEIGEAINSRLGRGVTYLHGEGAYTGETKRVIFCVITRLEEAKLKDIVTDIDQSAFLSIGNVSEVRGGNHKKRDIH
- the nadA gene encoding quinolinate synthase NadA, producing the protein MFNPIQTTIQSIPDRYLKMSQTDLEQHIQRIKDELGNRLFMPTHHYQKDEVVQFADITGDSLELARICKENQDAEYFVFNGVHFMAETADILTDHHQTIYLPDLTAGCSMADMANITQVLHCHDVLTHTYHFDILPLTYVNSTAAIKKYVGQHDGTCLTSGNAKAVVTWALEQQKTILFLPDQHLGRNTAYELGVPLEQMAIWDPIQKRLEYDGNFEALRIILWKGHCSVHEKFHKSHIEIAREKDPDINVIVHPECTFDVVQASDYAGSTRYIIETIKNAPKGSRWRIGTEMNLVNRLKATYTHIEIESLNPLMCSCLTMNRIDLPHLAWCLDKIVNNQHDNIIKIDDETAFYAKRSLEKMLAII
- the nadC gene encoding carboxylating nicotinate-nucleotide diphosphorylase, whose amino-acid sequence is MFNRLLVREKLRQFYIEDNQQGDLASRIFDQQHTGTLTLLSKDTGVFCGTAVIEEGFRLLEPNATIDMKIDDGSTIMPGTVIATINAPVHVLLTMERIVLNLIQRMSGIASATHDLATKIAHTTTRLVDTRKTTPGLAIFEKYAVTVGGGYNHRRSLNDGLMLKDNHIAYSASVENAIEKAKSFLGPMDKIEIEIENESMLQAAIRSNVDIIMFDNQTPEWIQSHIHLVPDTIQTEASGNINTTNIEAYASTGVDFISVGALFYGQKALDISAKVVM
- a CDS encoding L-aspartate oxidase, with translation MHVIVIGSGIAALALMRQLNHDIQITCITQNKLNDNNSYDAQGGICFSKYEEDQGQSHIDDTYHAGVHSGDLAVIRSFISESDAIIQQLIDEGLPFDCNTQGDLLYGMEGAHSHARILHAGGDQTGRIIAKHLASHLYTDNLTLIENMEVVDLIRNEHQEVCGVVALNHHGEKRLIEGDAVVCATGGISNLFTPSSNQRTSISTGAILAFHHRVPLQNMEMIQFHPTLLGTPQRAYGLVSEAVRGAGAMLVNEHDIPFMDSVHPLKSLAPRDITSRAIFHQQKQGHQCYLDISQVHHFTERFPTIAKSIKAYDPSIFITQRIPVTLGAHYTIGGIKASMNGRTQLSRFFAIGEAACTHFHGANRLASNSLLEGLVMGVQCAKYIQSHLNPIQTKVHYEPLVIPKVDAQTVQILQNQSSSILGVERNGKDIAIFISQIDSALKCASMTTTLTLDNWQHYCTLKLLQIVAHAALKHQASRGVHYRIDYPNQDDTYQITEIYNGGNKDVQSITRQRETSTVLHRR
- a CDS encoding cysteine desulfurase family protein is translated as MIYLDNAATTQPTKRALEIYQQAQHQLFYNSESLHIGGEKVKNALTQARTFVQQYFQSTKEVLFGTSGSHVNEIAIHLYLKHQTSGQVWVSPYEHPSITAALEAYRDRLEIQTIPLTEMGEIDIPTFQTLVTEQTVLIITQHVNSETGYILPIQQIAQIAKQWNIPFHVDGVQAVHKVPSISIDSFTSYSFSGHKIHGTKGSGVLMIDYAYIHPYNAHYFHEQGVRNGTMDVPSILATVQALSEPSDYNHLQRLYQHAVQRATELEFRILKYNAQAPHILGLITPKYEGQYMMQMLSNRNICISTGTACGHGILMSNGVTQKIKASDGEVYQYIRVSFASFTTLEEIDTCFDVMANILYEGGSQ
- a CDS encoding transcription repressor NadR, with the translated sequence MNSADERRMKMIRCLEESDQPIKGYELSSLFGVSRQVIVKDISYLKTQNYSIFSSSKGYYMNPEPQGKPYKRIIMCQHEKWEIEEELTTIIENGAMIDNVSVEHPVYGTLQAELMIETMTHVRTFVDNMNKYQGTMLAKLTDMIHLHTISADSEKMLDNAIKDLEDKGFLVDIEEKNK
- a CDS encoding NUDIX domain-containing protein; its protein translation is MEQTDELRVAVAAMILNDDNQVLLQHRKDVEKWGVLSGHVEMGETVSEAMIREAKEEANIDIQIDHLIGVYSEPESQTFKYPDGKIEQFVTIYFLATVTGGTLKSNPDESLAFQYFDVDELPTPLLNMHPKWLEDALALKKEAFIR
- the yycF gene encoding response regulator YycF; translation: MARKIVVVDDEKPIADILEFNLKKEGYDVFVAYDGNDAVDLIYEKEPDIVLLDIMLPGQDGMEVCREVRKKYDMPIIMLTAKDSEIDKVLGLELGADDYVTKPFSTRELIARVKANLRRHYAQPTPEETTQSNEIKIKDIVIYPDAYSIKKRGEDIDLTHREFELFHYLSRHMGQVMTREHLLQTVWGYDYFGDVRTVDVTIRRLREKIEDDPSHPDYIVTRRGVGYFLQQHD